The window TCGGCAACACCCCGCGCGGCGACGGCGGTGGAGCGGCGATCGAGGTAATCAATCCCGCCGAGTCCGGCAGCCGTACCCGCGAAAAACTGCGCCAGCAGCTGCGCGAGGGAAAGCTCGACGATCGCATCGTCGAGCTCGACGTCCGCGAGAAGTCCTTCCCCGCCTTTGAGATCGTCTCCAACCAGGGCGTCGAGGAGATGGACGTCAACATCAAGGACATGTTGCCCAACATCTTCGGCCAGCGCACCAAGAAGCGGAAGATGAAGGTCAACGAAGCCTTCGAGTACCTGGTGCAGGAAGAAGAGCAGCGGCTGATTGACATGGACCAGGTGACGCGCATCGCGGTGGAGCGTGTCGAGCAGTCGGGCATCATCTTCCTCGATGAAATCGACAAGATCGCCGGGCGCGAGAGCGGCCACGGGCCTGATGTTTCCCGCGAGGGCGTTCAGCGCGACATCCTGCCCATCGTCGAGGGCACCACCGTGAATACGCGCTACGGGATGGTGCGCACCGACCACATCCTGTTTATCGCCGCCGGCGCCTTTCACGTCTCCAAGCCCAGCGACCTGATCCCGGAACTGCAAGGCCGGTTCCCGATTCGCGTCGAGCTGCAATCGCTCACCATCGCCGACTTCATCAAGATCCTGACCGAGCCCAAGTCTTCGCTGGTCAAGCAGTACATGGCGCTGCTGGAAACCGAAGGACTGAAGCTGGAGTTCACCCCGGACTCACTCGAAGAGGTGGCGAATTTCGCCGCCCGCGTCAACGAGGGCACGGAAAACATCGGCGCCCGCCGCCTGCACACCATCATGGAACGCGTGCTCGACAAGATCAGCTTCGAGGCCCCCGACATGAAAGAAAAGCATGTCACCGTCGACGCCGATTACGTCCGCCAGATGCTTTCCGAGATCGTGAAGGACCAGGACCTGTCGAGGTACATCCTGTAACTTGAAATTGGAAATTTGAGAATTTGAAATTTGGCCCGCTGCATGCCGGGCCTTTTCATTTGAGAGTCCCGGCAATTTTCAAATTTTGAAATTTCAAATTTCCAATGTCTGTTACCCTGATCGGCTTTCATGAAATGCCCACTTCATCTCGCGCTGGTCGCCATGTTGTGCCTGGCCGCGTGCGGGACGCCGGGCGCGCCGCGTCCTCCGTCGCTGGAGCTGCCGCAGCCGGTCAGGGACCTTTCGGCCAGCAGGCAGGGGAACAGGGCTACGCTCACCTGGACCGTCCCGCGCGAGACCACCGACAAGCAGAACATCCGCCATCCCGGTCCGGTGCGCGTCTGCCGCGGCGTGAATACTTCCGCCATGGTGAGCTGCACGCAGGTGGCGCAGCTTCCAGCCACAGCCGCGAACGGCAACCCGCAGCCGAGGACCTATACCGACACGCTCCCCGACGACCTGCAGCAGCAGAATCCCACTGCTTTCGCCACCTACGCTGTCGAATCATTGAACGCGCGCGGCCGCAGCGCCGGATTGTCCAACCAGGTGCAGGTTCCGCTGGCGCCGACGTTACCGCCGCCGCAAAAGGTTATTGCGAAGGTCACCGCACAAGGCCCGGTAATCGGCTGGTCAGTTCCGCTGGATCAGGTCAACCTGGTGATGCTTCCGGAGAGTAACAAGCAAGGCTCGCCAGTCTCGTACACTTTTCGGCTCTATCGCCGCGATGCACAAGAGCCCAATGCGGCTCCCACTTCCATTCCCGTCGAGAACGGTTTCGTTTCCCCAGACCTTCCGCAGCCGAACGAGAACGTGATCGATCCCGCGGCGGAGTGGGAACACACGTACGACTACTGGGTCGGTGTAGTCACGACTGTGAGGTCAACGGCCGGCAGCCAGGAGGTGGAGGGCGAGCTGTCGCCACCCGTCGAGGTTTTTGTCCATGATGTCTTTCCCCCTGCTGCACCCGCGGGCCTGCAGGCTGTCGCCAGCGGCGTCGGGCAGCCGCCTTTTATCGACCTCACCTGGGCCCCCAATACCGAACCCGACCTTGCCGGATACAACGCCTATCGTCGCCAGGACGGGCAAGCCGAGGTCAGGATCAATACCGAGCTGGTGAAGGCGCCCGCCTTCCGCGATCGGGACGTCACGCCCGGCCACAAATATTCTTACTTCGTGACGGCAGTGGATTTGCGCGGCAATGAGAGTGTTAAGTCGAATGAAGCCAGCGAATCTGTACCGGAAAAAAAATGAAATTAAGCGTGGTTCGGGCTGTCGGCCTCACACTGAGCGTGTCGGCCTCGCGTTGGCTCGGGCTGGGTTGGTTTTGCGAATCCCACCCAACGCTCACGCGTTGGGCTGGCGAAGCATGCCGGGCTCGCTGCGCTCGCGCTGAAGGCAAGATGCAGGCCGCTCGTTGGTCCCTTGGACAGGCTTTCCGGCACTGACGTGCCAGGCTAGGTTCTGCAGTATCTGCGGGACTCAGGAGTTGAAGTAACCGTATAACCCCGGGCTTGCGCGCCGGGGTTGCACATTGTGCCGCCGCTGCGCGGCTGGATGTCTTGGTGTTCGCTTCACCTTGGCCTTCTGATTAATTTCAAAGTTCCATGTCTCAAAGACGGAATCAAACGGCTCGTGAACAACTTCTGACTTGTTTCCTTTGCGGCCCCTTGCGTACTCTGCGGTAAAGGTTCCGTAAGAATGTTTGCTAAGGACCACAATGAAATATTGCCGCCTGCTTATCAACAATGAACCGCAATTCGCGCTCGTTGAAACCGAGGGTTCTACCGGCCGCGAGCTGATCACCCGTGTCTTCAAGTCGGACGCATGCGCGCGCATCCCCGACGAAGACGCCGCCTCCAGGCGCATTGACCCTATTCCCCTGGAGAACGCCAGTCTGCTCACCCCGGTGCTGCCATCCAAGATTGTCTGCATTGGCCGCAACTACAAGGCGCATGCCGCCGAACTAGGGAATCCAATCCCCGAACAGCCGCTGGTATTTTTCAAGCCGCCATCTTCGCTCGCCGATCCGGGCGCGCAGATCCGCCTGCCGAAGCTATCGGAAATGGTCCACTACGAGGGCGAGCTGGCAGTGGTCATCGGCAAGAGCTGCTACAAGGTCCAGGAAGGCGAGGATGTGCGCGACTTCGTCCTCGGCTACACCATCCTCAACGACGTTACCGCGCGCGACCTGCAGAAAAAGGAAAACCAGTGGGCGCGCGCCAAGGGCTTCGATACCTTTTGCCCGGTGGGTCCGGTGGTCGTCGACGGGCTCGATCCGTGGGCAGGGATCGAGGTGGAAACCCGCATCAACGGGGAGGTACGCCAGCACGGCACCACCGCCGATTTCATCTTTCCACTCGATGTTATAATCCGCCACATTACCGCTGCCATGACGCTGGTTCCCGGCGATGTCATCGCGACCGGAACGCCAGAAGGAGTCGGTGAACTGCATGCCGGCGACGTCGTGGAGGTCGCGGTGCAGGGTGTGGGAACGTTGCGTAATACCGTGGTCAACGAGTAGGGTTCGAGCGGGCTCATGAGTCGACTGCGGAATTGCAGAAGTGCCGAATTGCTGAATTGAATTTCCGCAGTTCCGCAGTTCGGCAATTACCCGATCCGCCACGCGAGAGGCTCTTCGATGAAGTTCTTCATTGACACTGCCAGCCTGAAGGAAATTCGCGAAGCCAACGAGATGGGCATCCTCGACGGCGTCACCACCAACCCCTCTCTGATCGCCAAGGAGGGCAAGCCCTTCAAGGACACGATCCTGGAAATTTGCGGCATCGTGAACGGTCCTGTCAGCGTCGAGGTCGTGGCCATCGAGGCCAAGGGAATGCTGCGGGAAGCGCAGGACTTTGCCAGCTGGCACAAGAACGTCGTCGTCAAGCTGCCCACTACCCGGGAAGGCCTCAAGGCCTGCAAGACGCTCAGCGAAAAAGGCATTCGCACCAATTTGACGCTCTGCTTCTCGCCCAACCAGGCCTTGATGGTGGCCAAAGCCGGCGCTACCTACGTCAGCCCCTTCGTCGGGCGGCTCGACGACATCAGCCATGTTGGCATGGACCTGGTGCGGCAAATCATCCAGATCTACAACAACTACGGCTACAAAACGCAGGTCCTGGCCGCCTCGTTGCGCCATCCCCTGCACGTGGTGGAAGCGGCCCTGGCGGGCGCGCATGTTGCCACCATCCCTTTCAAAGTGCTGGACCAGATGATCAAGCACCCGCTCACGGACAAGGGTCTCGACGCCTTCCTTAAAGACTGGGAAAAGGTGAAGGCGCAGGCGGAGGCGGAACTGGTCGCCAAAGGGTAAGGGCCTGAATCACTCTCGTGATCCACGGCGCGGCCTCGGTCGCGCCGCTTGCTTGGCTGGTGTTCGCCGGATCGCGGCTCAAACCTCTGAGCTCGGGGAATCTTGAATGCGGAATCGTAGCCTCTACTTGTCGGCATCTAAGGCGTAAGCTGGATTTGTCCGCAGGGGGAGGCGTAGTAACTTGCTTTCTGATCTGGCCGAGTTTATCCCCGCAATGAGCGCACTTCGCATGTATGCAGCCATCGCGGCGAGCGCAGCCGCCGCCGGGGTTGGTGTCTGGCAATGGATTCGCAGCCACCGTCTCACCGCGGAGCAGCGCGAGCGCATGCGCCGCGACCGCCTGTCGAAAATCGGCCGCATCTGCGACGGTACCGTCCTCGACGTCCAGGAACTCAGCCCCAACGGCCACGGCCCGCAACAACTGCTCATCTATTGCTACGACATCGGCGGCGTTTCCTACGAGGCTTCGCAGGACATCAGCCACCTCGGCCAATACGTGGACCTCACCTCGTGCAAGCTGGGCCTGCCCAGTTCCGTCCGCTACGACCCGCACAATCCCAGCAACTCCATCGTGGTTTCCGAGACGTGGACAGGCTTGCGCAGATAAGCGTATGGATTCCCACTCAAACGGGGCACCCAGCCTAGCGCCGCTTTGGCGGCGGCTTGTTCGGGTCGTAGGTGATACTTGCCTGGAACAACGTGTCCGCTAACCCCACGTTGTAGCGAACGCCGGTGATAAATCGCTGGTTGGTGGTGTCGCCGTTATGCGTGCGCAGCAGGCTGTGCGGCGTCATGATTCCTTGCTCGATGCGCCAGTTGTCGAAAATTTCTCCCTCAACGTTCTTCAGGCGGTCAATGGGATCGCGCCACTCGAACGTCTTCTTGATCGGCAAGTGCGTATGGTTGTCGAGGAACAGGGTGACCGAGTCATTGTCGGCGGTCAGGATGGAAATGGAGTCGGCAGGCTTTTGCTCGGCCACTGCCGGACCGTCATAGAACAGCGCCGTCCCCGGTTGGTTCATCCACTGCCGCAGCACGATTTCCAGCGAATGCCGTTGGCGCCGGTTGTAGTTGGCAATCTGCTCCGCCTCCTGGGCCGCGGTTCCCTTGTAGGTCACCTCGTAGCCTTTGTCCCCGACGTTGAGGTACACCACGTCACGCTGCTTGGTGAGTTCGACGCGGTCCTTGTCCGGATACTTCCAGAAACGCCAGAAGACAGTTCCGACGCTGTTCGGTTGCCCCTGGAAGTAGCTGTAGGAACGGCCCTGCTGTTCCATGTCCTGGATGTTGAGCCAGGCCTGCCCTCCCATCGCCTGGATGCACTGTTCCAGCAAGGCCCTTGCTTTCTTTGCGTTAGCATCCTCGACGGCTTGGGTCGCGACCCCCGTAGGCGGCTGCCCGGACGCTGCCTGGGCGGTGGCGATTACCGCGGCGAGGGCCACAATGATGGCTATCATCAGTGATTTCATAGTGAAAAGATCATTCTATGACGCTCGCCCTGCCTGCCGGCCATAGCTCAGTCGTCCAGCAAGAAATCTGTCTCCTCATGACCTCGGTCATCTGGCGCGGGCTGCACCCCCTGTTCCAATATACCCGCAGTACATGGCCTGACGATTAGGCCGTACCTGACACAGGCTCCATAGCGATGTTGTCCGGAGGGGACAATGAACAAACCAACCACCGACCGCAAGCCGCACAAGAACTTGCCGCCCGGCATGGAGCGCCGCAAGACGCCGCGCTTCGGCTGTGATCGCGGAGTGCAGTGCTGGAAAGATGGCATTTCCGCCGCTTTTTGGGGCGAATTCATTGATCTCGGCATGAGCGGATGCTGCATTCATACTCCTACGCCGCATCCTCCCCACACCAGGCTGAAAATGGTTTTTAACCTGTTTGGCACCAGCATCCGCGTCTCAGGCGAAGTTCGCACGCTGCATGGCGCCGTGATGGGTGTCGCCTTTGCCGCCATGACCGAAGCCGAGCAAGTCAAGCTCTCCAACGTGCTCAAACGGCTCGCCGACGGCCGCAGCACGAATTCCGATGTCATGGTGAACACCCAGGCCGCCGTCTTGCGCCTGGAGCGCTGGTTCAAGACGCATGACCTGCTTACCCGCGACCTGTTCCACCGGATTGTTGACGGCCAGTTCGACCCGGCCACGGAAGCAAAGGTCAACCCGCTGATGGAAAAGGCCGGCGCACGTTTTGTCGTCGAGGAAGTCGCAGCCAGCATGTTGGGCGGCTGAACTTCAACCCACCAGCACCGCGCCGCCGTTGACGTTGAACACTTCGCCGGTGATGAATCCCGCATGTTCCGTGCACAGGAACAGGATGGGTGCGGCAATCTCATCCGGCGTTCCCACTCGACGCAGCGGGATGGTCGCGAAGACCTGGTCGCGAGTGACCGGGTCGTTGAGCGCCGGCGCCGCCATGTCCGTATCCACCCACCCCGGGGCGACGCAGTTCACGCGAATGCGGTCGCGCGCCAGTTCCGTCGACAGTCCCTTGACCATGCTGATCACGGCGCCCTTGGTGGCGGCGTAGTCGCAGTGAAACGCCTCGCCGCGTTGGCCGGCGGTGGAACTGACGAGCACGATGTGCCCTCCCCGTCCGCCCTTTTTCATTTGCCCCACCGCGTGCTTGACCAGGCCGAACACGCTGTCCAGGTTGATGGCAACGGTGTCATGCCACTGCCGGTTGGTCATGCGATCTACTTCCACGTCTTCCGCGGGCCAGATCCCATGATTGGCGACCAGGATGTCCACTCCGCCGAACCGTTTCACCGCCTGCTCGATCAGGGCGTGCGACGATTCGATGTTGCGCAGGTCAGCCTGTACGGCCGCGCAGCGCTCCTCGCCGCATTCCCCGATCACCTCATCCGCCGCGCTTCGATTCTGCTGATAATTGAACAGCACTTTGGCGCCGGCCGCGACGAACATCTTCACCGTGGCCGCGCCAATCCCGCGCGACCCGCCGCTGATGACGGCCACGCGGTCCTGCACGGAAAGCATGATTCCGTTCGACATAAACCATTGAAGGTAGCAGAAAGGGCGATCGGCCGTCAGCGATCGGCCGTCGGCTTCTGTGCTTCCACCGCCGGATCGCCGATGGCCGGCAGCCGAACGCCTATTTTGACAGCGACTCGAAATCCGGCACCGGCGTGCGTGGCTGCTGGTGCCGGCTTAACGCGGCCTGGATGAAGGCCTGGAAGATGGCGCGCGAGGGCTCGTCTTCGCCGAAGCTGCGTTCCGGGTGCCATTGCACCGCGACCACGAAGTGATCGGGATCGGTCCCCTCCAGCGCCTCGATGACCCCGTCCGGCTGCGAGCGCGCGGCGACGCGCAGGCCATCGCCCACTATGCCGGCCCCCTGATGATGGCTGGAGTTCACCACCACCGAAACCGTTTCCGCCGGGGATTTCGGCGTCTCGGCGCAAAGCGCGGCCAATACCTGCAGTGGCGCCACGATCCCGCCCAGCCGCGAGTCGAGTTCGACCGCCACTACGTGCGCCCGCTGCACCTCGCGTCCGGCCGCATGATTGACCCCGGTTTCCAGGTGCTGCACCAGTGTCCCGCTGCGCCACACATTCAGCGCTTGCAGCCCGTAGCAGATGCCCAGGATCGGCTTATGCATGTTGAACGCATCCTGCAGCAGAAGTTCGTCAACGTTGTCGCGGGCGGGATCGGCGGCGGCGGTGTGAGGGTCGCGCTGGCAGCCGTATTTTTCCGGATCGATATCGGCCTTGCTGCCGGGCAGCAGGACGCCGTCGCAGCCCTTGGCCGCTTGCGCTACCTGCTGGTTCGTCCGGTCGAGCGCGATCGCGACCGGCTCGCCGCCGGCTTTGCGCACCGCCTCCTCGTATTGCAGCAGCGCGCGCTGCGCGTATTCGCCCTCGGAGTGCGGCACCGGAATAGCAATGCGGGGTTTCATAAGAGCGGTGCTAGTTTAATTTGTTTTCGGTTCGCGTTCCCTGTTTTCGGTGTTTTGGGCTTACCCCGCATTTCAAAACGAAACGCATTTTGACACCAGCCCCATGTCGACTCGCCCTCCAGCCCCTAGCCCCTACCCGTCTAGCTCCTAGCCACTTCGTCACGGCGCGGGTCGGCTACACGCGATCGCGAATAGTACAGGTCCTCAATCGCCTTCTGCACCCGGGCGGCAAGCGTGTCCATGTCGCGCAGCCCGAACTCGGCGGTCGAAATCGGCTCACCAACCACCAGCTCCATCGGTCCGGGACGGATATGGAACGAGTTCATGGGCAACACTTCGTAGGTTCCCACCAGGGCCATCGGCACCACGTCCACTCGCGCCTTGATCGCGATGTAGAAAGCCCCGCTCATGAATGGCTGTATTTGACCGTTAGGCGACCGCCCGCCTTCCGGAAACACCACCAGCGGCATGCCGGCTTGCAGGCTGCGCACCGCCTTCATCAGGCTGCGCATGGAGGCGGCGGCACTGGAGGCGTCCACCGGGATCTGCCCGGAGCGGCGCAGGTGCCAACCCATGAATGGGTAGCGGAACAGCTCCTTTTTGGCCATGATCCGGAACTGGAATGGCAGGTGCTCGTAGAGCAGCGGGATATCCAGCGCGGAAATGTGGTTGGCGGCGTAAACGTGCGGCCGCGAGCGGTCGATGCGATCCAGTCCGGTCACTTTAACCGGGCTAAAAACGGTGTGCAGAATCAGCCACGACCACAGCCGCGCAAATCCATGCTGGATGCCGCCGTCACGATCGAAGAAAGACGACAGCAGCGACAGGATCCCCAGCACCATCGTGTAGACATAAATCAGCGGGTCGAAGATGAAGATGGAGCGCACCCAGCTCAGGGCGTCCCAGGATCTGGAAGAGGGCTTCACGAGAAAAGTTTCGGAGGCTGCGAAGGTCTCGGATGTCCAGAAACCTCCGAAACCTCCGAAGCCTGGAATTGGTACGCACAGTTCATGCCAAGGTTGCCGCCTTCTCCGCCACCAGCTTCCGCAACCGCGCTTGGAACTCGCTGAAGGCCACGGTTTCGGTCTTTTCCTGGCCGCGGGTGCGCACGTTGACCGAATTCGCCTCCGCTTCCTTGTCGCCCACAACGAGCAGGAACGGCACCTTCTGCAGCGCGTGCTCGCGTATTTTCGCGTTCATCTTTTCGTTCCGCACATCCACTTCCACCCGCACCTCTTCCGCCTTGAGGGCATCGCCGATTTTCCGCGCATACTCCGCGTGCCGCTCGCTGATCGGAATAATGACCACCTGCACCGGCGACAGCCACACCGGAAACGCGCCGGCGTAATGCTCGATCAGGACCCCGAAGAAGCGTTCGATCGAGCCATACAGCGCGCGATGCACCATCAGCGGCTGATGCCGCTGCCCGTCCTCGCCCACATACTCGAGATCGAAGCGCTTCGGCAGGTTAAAGTCGAACTGGATGGTGGAGAGCTGCCACAGACGTCCGATGGCGTCCACCAGCTTGACGTCAATTTTCGGGCCGTAGAAGGCGGCTTCGCCGGGGATGATCTTGTACTCGATGTTGCGGCGATGAAGCGCGCTCTCCAGCGACTTGGTAGCCCTGTTCCACTGCTCTTCGCTGCCGCTGAAATTCTTCTGGTCCTTGGGGTCCCAGGTCGACAGCTCCACCTGGAACTTGTCGAACCCGTAGACGCGCAGCGTCTCAAGCGCGAAGTCCATGCAGCCGACAATCTCATCCTCGATCTGCTCCGGGGTGCAGAAGATGTGCGCGTCATCCTGGGTAAAGCCGCGCACCCGCAGCAGCCCGTGCATCACGCCGCTTCGTTCGTAGCGGTACACGGTGCCCAGCTCGCCCAGGCGCACCGGCAGGTCGCGGTACGAGCGCAATTGGTCCTTGTAGATCAGGATGTGGAACGGGCAATTCATGGGCTTGATGCGATAGTCGGCATCATCCAGCTTCATGGGAGTGAACATGTTCTGTGCGTAATAGCCCTCGTGCCCGGAGGTCTTCCACATATCCACGCGCGCCACGTGCGGGGTGTACACCAGCGAGTATCCGCGCCGCAGATACTCGTCGCGCATCCAGTCTTCCATCAGCTTGCGCATCCGCCCGCCCTTGGGATGCCAGAAGATCAGCCCCGGTCCGGCCAGCTCCTGGATGGAAAACAGGTCCAGCTGCTTGCCCAGCACCCGGTGGTCGCGCTTCTTCGCTTCCTCCTGCTGCTTGATGAACTCGTCCAGGTCTTTCTTAGAAAAGAACGAGGTGCCGTAAATGCGCTGCAGTTGCGGGTTCTTCTCGTCGCCCAGCCAGTACGCCCCGGCAATCGAGAGCAGCTTGAATGCCTTGATCTTGCCCGAAGATGGAAGGTGGGGACCGCGGCAGAAGTCCACGAACTTCCCGGTCTTATAGAGCGAAATCTTTTCCTCCGGCTGGGTGAACTGCTCGATGAAGTGGCACTTCATGAAGTCACCCTCGCCTTTGAACTTCTCCAGACCTTCCTTGCGCGGCAGCCATTCCCGCGCGTACGGCTCGTTCCGCTGCACGATCTCCTGCATCTTCTTCTCGATCTTTTCCAGGTCCTCGGGAGTGAACGGGGTCGGACGGTAAAAGTCGTAGAAGAATCCGCTCTCGGTGGCCGGTCCGTGCCCGAGCTTGGTTTCGGGAAACAGTTCCAGCACCGCCGCCGCCATCAGGTGGGCCGAGGAGTGCCGGTAAACCGGCAGCGCTTCCGGATCGCGGTCGGTCAGGATGCGGAGTTCGGTATCGTTTTCCAGCGGCCTGGTCAGGTCCACCAGGTTGCCATTGCTCTTGGCCACCAGCGCGGCATCCGCCAGCCGTGGCGATATCGAGCGTGCCACTTCCAGCGCGCTCGATCCTCGCGGAACTTCCTTGACGCTGCCATCTGGCAGCTTGACCTTGATGATGTCGGTGGCCTGCTTTGCTTCTACGCTGTCGGGCATAATGACTCCGCGAATATGGGAAAAGCTTGAGTTTAGATGAAAAGGAATACGGCGCGCTAGGAGAGAGCGGATGTTCGGCGGGATGTCGCGCGCAGCGCCATGACTGAATTCATTATAACTCGCCCCGTGTGGCACGGGTCCCCAACCCACGTGTTCGAAATTATCCTGCTCGGTAGGCACTTGCAATCAGCGCCAAAGCCAGCAGATAGAGATCTACCCGGAAATTCCGCGTAAGATGTTCATTCTGCAAGATCGAGATAAGGCAGGAGAGCGTTCGTGATCGCGCGATGGTATTCGGGAGCATCGGCATG is drawn from Terriglobales bacterium and contains these coding sequences:
- the hslU gene encoding ATP-dependent protease ATPase subunit HslU; this translates as MAIYLPQTAEEESIGLDELTPREIVGELDKYVVGQNAAKRAVAIALRNRMRRQKLTPELAEEVIPKNIIMIGPTGVGKTEIARRLAKLANSPFLKVEASKFTEVGYVGRDVESMIRDLVEIAIDMVREEKLEDVQDKAELNAEERLLDLLLPSSVGFGNTPRGDGGGAAIEVINPAESGSRTREKLRQQLREGKLDDRIVELDVREKSFPAFEIVSNQGVEEMDVNIKDMLPNIFGQRTKKRKMKVNEAFEYLVQEEEQRLIDMDQVTRIAVERVEQSGIIFLDEIDKIAGRESGHGPDVSREGVQRDILPIVEGTTVNTRYGMVRTDHILFIAAGAFHVSKPSDLIPELQGRFPIRVELQSLTIADFIKILTEPKSSLVKQYMALLETEGLKLEFTPDSLEEVANFAARVNEGTENIGARRLHTIMERVLDKISFEAPDMKEKHVTVDADYVRQMLSEIVKDQDLSRYIL
- a CDS encoding fumarylacetoacetate hydrolase family protein; translated protein: MKYCRLLINNEPQFALVETEGSTGRELITRVFKSDACARIPDEDAASRRIDPIPLENASLLTPVLPSKIVCIGRNYKAHAAELGNPIPEQPLVFFKPPSSLADPGAQIRLPKLSEMVHYEGELAVVIGKSCYKVQEGEDVRDFVLGYTILNDVTARDLQKKENQWARAKGFDTFCPVGPVVVDGLDPWAGIEVETRINGEVRQHGTTADFIFPLDVIIRHITAAMTLVPGDVIATGTPEGVGELHAGDVVEVAVQGVGTLRNTVVNE
- the fsa gene encoding fructose-6-phosphate aldolase, which codes for MKFFIDTASLKEIREANEMGILDGVTTNPSLIAKEGKPFKDTILEICGIVNGPVSVEVVAIEAKGMLREAQDFASWHKNVVVKLPTTREGLKACKTLSEKGIRTNLTLCFSPNQALMVAKAGATYVSPFVGRLDDISHVGMDLVRQIIQIYNNYGYKTQVLAASLRHPLHVVEAALAGAHVATIPFKVLDQMIKHPLTDKGLDAFLKDWEKVKAQAEAELVAKG
- a CDS encoding PilZ domain-containing protein, which gives rise to MNKPTTDRKPHKNLPPGMERRKTPRFGCDRGVQCWKDGISAAFWGEFIDLGMSGCCIHTPTPHPPHTRLKMVFNLFGTSIRVSGEVRTLHGAVMGVAFAAMTEAEQVKLSNVLKRLADGRSTNSDVMVNTQAAVLRLERWFKTHDLLTRDLFHRIVDGQFDPATEAKVNPLMEKAGARFVVEEVAASMLGG
- a CDS encoding SDR family oxidoreductase, giving the protein MSNGIMLSVQDRVAVISGGSRGIGAATVKMFVAAGAKVLFNYQQNRSAADEVIGECGEERCAAVQADLRNIESSHALIEQAVKRFGGVDILVANHGIWPAEDVEVDRMTNRQWHDTVAINLDSVFGLVKHAVGQMKKGGRGGHIVLVSSTAGQRGEAFHCDYAATKGAVISMVKGLSTELARDRIRVNCVAPGWVDTDMAAPALNDPVTRDQVFATIPLRRVGTPDEIAAPILFLCTEHAGFITGEVFNVNGGAVLVG
- a CDS encoding gamma-glutamyl-gamma-aminobutyrate hydrolase family protein (Members of this family of hydrolases with an active site Cys residue belong to MEROPS family C26.), whose translation is MKPRIAIPVPHSEGEYAQRALLQYEEAVRKAGGEPVAIALDRTNQQVAQAAKGCDGVLLPGSKADIDPEKYGCQRDPHTAAADPARDNVDELLLQDAFNMHKPILGICYGLQALNVWRSGTLVQHLETGVNHAAGREVQRAHVVAVELDSRLGGIVAPLQVLAALCAETPKSPAETVSVVVNSSHHQGAGIVGDGLRVAARSQPDGVIEALEGTDPDHFVVAVQWHPERSFGEDEPSRAIFQAFIQAALSRHQQPRTPVPDFESLSK
- a CDS encoding lysophospholipid acyltransferase family protein; the protein is MKPSSRSWDALSWVRSIFIFDPLIYVYTMVLGILSLLSSFFDRDGGIQHGFARLWSWLILHTVFSPVKVTGLDRIDRSRPHVYAANHISALDIPLLYEHLPFQFRIMAKKELFRYPFMGWHLRRSGQIPVDASSAAASMRSLMKAVRSLQAGMPLVVFPEGGRSPNGQIQPFMSGAFYIAIKARVDVVPMALVGTYEVLPMNSFHIRPGPMELVVGEPISTAEFGLRDMDTLAARVQKAIEDLYYSRSRVADPRRDEVARS
- the thrS gene encoding threonine--tRNA ligase: MPDSVEAKQATDIIKVKLPDGSVKEVPRGSSALEVARSISPRLADAALVAKSNGNLVDLTRPLENDTELRILTDRDPEALPVYRHSSAHLMAAAVLELFPETKLGHGPATESGFFYDFYRPTPFTPEDLEKIEKKMQEIVQRNEPYAREWLPRKEGLEKFKGEGDFMKCHFIEQFTQPEEKISLYKTGKFVDFCRGPHLPSSGKIKAFKLLSIAGAYWLGDEKNPQLQRIYGTSFFSKKDLDEFIKQQEEAKKRDHRVLGKQLDLFSIQELAGPGLIFWHPKGGRMRKLMEDWMRDEYLRRGYSLVYTPHVARVDMWKTSGHEGYYAQNMFTPMKLDDADYRIKPMNCPFHILIYKDQLRSYRDLPVRLGELGTVYRYERSGVMHGLLRVRGFTQDDAHIFCTPEQIEDEIVGCMDFALETLRVYGFDKFQVELSTWDPKDQKNFSGSEEQWNRATKSLESALHRRNIEYKIIPGEAAFYGPKIDVKLVDAIGRLWQLSTIQFDFNLPKRFDLEYVGEDGQRHQPLMVHRALYGSIERFFGVLIEHYAGAFPVWLSPVQVVIIPISERHAEYARKIGDALKAEEVRVEVDVRNEKMNAKIREHALQKVPFLLVVGDKEAEANSVNVRTRGQEKTETVAFSEFQARLRKLVAEKAATLA